Proteins encoded together in one Lepisosteus oculatus isolate fLepOcu1 chromosome 2, fLepOcu1.hap2, whole genome shotgun sequence window:
- the rsph9 gene encoding radial spoke head protein 9 homolog isoform X1 — protein sequence MDSNTLYYSLDLVSGSGLVLSVEQKAALQTSLVILKGNYRFERVLFWGKILGIKNDYFIAQGVTQDRMRGKKTLYSLNCMDWHLLPPATDTMITEISVVKGRFMGDPSYEYEHIETKKLGEGDEAVEEEITVKVKEEKRLAATISIIDKEVSVVPRGAFIKTPHGHVTSNRSFEGLSVTEAGKISNYFHFSEPVNLKKKSLLEKADLDPSIDFLDSIEEDIPKGSWSLQFEKGNSVVVLRNLLWLGLTFYHVPMTPQHGYIYMGTGLKNMDLPFML from the exons ATGGATTCTAATACTTTATATTACTCTCTAGACCTCGTGTCTGGCAGCGGCTTAGTACTGAGTGTTGAGCAGAAGGCAGCTTTGCAGACTTCTTTGGtaatactgaaaggaaattaTAGATTTGAACGTGTTCTGTTCTGGGGCAAAATTCTGGGgattaaaaatgattattttatagCTCAAGGAGTTACACAAGACAGAATGCGCGGAAAGAAGACGTTGTACAG TTTGAATTGCATGGACTGGCACCTGCTCCCTCCCGCCACTGACACAATGATTACAGAGATATCTGTCGTGAAGGGCCGATTTATGGGAGACCCTTCCTATGAGTATGAGCACATTGAGACAAAGAAGCTGGGGGAAGGTGATGAGGCTGTGGAAGAGGAAATTACA GTAAAAGTCAAAGAGGAAAAGCGGCTTGCAGCCACAATATCCATCATAGATAAGGAAGTGTCAGTAGTACCAAGGGGAGCATTTATCAAGACTCCACATGGCCATGTCACAAGCAACAGGAGTTTTGAAG GGCTGTCTGTAACAGAAGCTGGAAAGATAAGCAactattttcacttttctgAACCGGTTAACCTTAAGAAGAAATCTCTTCTGGAGAAAGCTGATCTAGACCCATCAATTGATTTTCTGGATtcaattgaagaagatatacCAAAAG GATCATGGAGCCTGCAGTTTGAAAAAGGTAACAGTGTGGTTGTCCTGCGGAATTTACTCTGGCTTGGTCTCACATTTTATCATGTTCCAATGACTCCACAACATGGATACATCTACATGGGGACAGGCCTGAAGAACATGGACTTACCTTTCATGTTATAG
- the rsph9 gene encoding radial spoke head protein 9 homolog isoform X3, with protein MDSNTLYYSLDLVSGSGLVLSVEQKAALQTSLVILKGNYRFERVLFWGKILGIKNDYFIAQGVTQDRMRGKKTLYSLNCMDWHLLPPATDTMITEISVVKGRFMGDPSYEYEHIETKKLGEGDEAVEEEITVKVKEEKRLAATISIIDKEVSVVPRGAFIKTPHGHVTSNRSFEGLSVTEAGKISNYFHFSEPVNLKKKSLLEKADLDPSIDFLDSIEEDIPKGSWSLQFEKVFQYKQMIFASV; from the exons ATGGATTCTAATACTTTATATTACTCTCTAGACCTCGTGTCTGGCAGCGGCTTAGTACTGAGTGTTGAGCAGAAGGCAGCTTTGCAGACTTCTTTGGtaatactgaaaggaaattaTAGATTTGAACGTGTTCTGTTCTGGGGCAAAATTCTGGGgattaaaaatgattattttatagCTCAAGGAGTTACACAAGACAGAATGCGCGGAAAGAAGACGTTGTACAG TTTGAATTGCATGGACTGGCACCTGCTCCCTCCCGCCACTGACACAATGATTACAGAGATATCTGTCGTGAAGGGCCGATTTATGGGAGACCCTTCCTATGAGTATGAGCACATTGAGACAAAGAAGCTGGGGGAAGGTGATGAGGCTGTGGAAGAGGAAATTACA GTAAAAGTCAAAGAGGAAAAGCGGCTTGCAGCCACAATATCCATCATAGATAAGGAAGTGTCAGTAGTACCAAGGGGAGCATTTATCAAGACTCCACATGGCCATGTCACAAGCAACAGGAGTTTTGAAG GGCTGTCTGTAACAGAAGCTGGAAAGATAAGCAactattttcacttttctgAACCGGTTAACCTTAAGAAGAAATCTCTTCTGGAGAAAGCTGATCTAGACCCATCAATTGATTTTCTGGATtcaattgaagaagatatacCAAAAG GATCATGGAGCCTGCAGTTTGAAAAAG